The Armatimonas rosea genome includes a window with the following:
- a CDS encoding RNA polymerase sigma factor, with amino-acid sequence MRQTAASGFFWRVWRRPQGLSSRPRTEEELLHLLHDPSLREAERQAVEEQLFLLVKERIGAAVDGFCGALAGMERDDIITEVWLKLRRSSAPDLRTSCVRRVARQIVQSKLRLKSTQSYRQEPLTERGDRITHAIESLTEDAPSPVEQLCGNELMHRVRQQLGKENAAPLILSSVYGWEHQEIAAWLGIHEEASKKRAQRAVARLRNLAETDETFKALLDE; translated from the coding sequence ATGCGACAGACAGCGGCGAGCGGATTTTTCTGGCGGGTGTGGCGACGGCCGCAAGGCCTGTCGTCGCGTCCCCGTACGGAAGAGGAGCTGCTCCATCTCCTCCACGACCCGTCTCTGCGTGAGGCGGAGCGTCAGGCAGTGGAGGAGCAGCTCTTTTTGCTTGTCAAGGAGCGAATCGGGGCCGCGGTGGATGGGTTCTGCGGTGCGCTGGCGGGGATGGAGCGCGATGATATCATCACGGAGGTCTGGCTCAAGCTAAGGCGGTCGTCGGCACCGGACCTACGCACCAGCTGTGTGCGGCGGGTGGCGCGCCAGATTGTCCAGAGCAAGCTGCGCCTCAAGAGCACCCAGAGCTACCGCCAAGAGCCCCTCACCGAGCGCGGGGACCGGATCACCCACGCTATCGAGAGCCTCACCGAAGACGCCCCCTCGCCCGTAGAGCAGCTCTGCGGCAACGAGCTCATGCACCGGGTTCGTCAGCAGCTCGGCAAGGAAAACGCCGCTCCTCTGATCCTCAGCTCGGTCTACGGCTGGGAGCATCAGGAGATCGCGGCGTGGCTAGGGATTCACGAGGAGGCCTCAAAGAAGCGCGCCCAGCGGGCGGTCGCCCGCCTCCGCAACCTGGCGGAGACGGACGAGACCTTCAAAGCCCTCCTCGACGAGTAG
- a CDS encoding TIGR03364 family FAD-dependent oxidoreductase produces MFDVAIVGAGVLGLAHAYHLARAGKRVAVFERSARAEGASIRNFGMLWLIGQPVGERYETALRSRAHWLTVLQEANLWHEQTGSLHLAYADDEAAVLQELSFPQTQWLSAAQVHEKARGIRAESLRGALWSPTEVCVDPREVIAKLPAFLSERYGVTFHFGTTVWGYSAPQLATTAGTFAAERLVVCSGHDLTTLYPQALAEQALTVCKLQMMRTVPQPGAWRLGPMLAAGLTLAHYESFKSCPTLPALKARLHAEYAEHERYGIHVLVSQNGLGELTLGDSHEYDDEITIFNNERIDTLVLEYLATFLDTPDCQLASRWQGFYLKHKTQPWLIAHPEPAVTLVTGVGGAGMTLSFGLAARVAQELIEA; encoded by the coding sequence GTCCTGGGGCTGGCGCATGCCTACCACCTGGCACGGGCGGGAAAGCGGGTGGCGGTCTTTGAGCGCAGCGCCCGCGCCGAGGGGGCGAGCATCCGCAACTTTGGGATGCTCTGGCTGATCGGACAGCCGGTGGGGGAGCGCTACGAGACTGCGCTTCGGAGCCGTGCGCACTGGCTGACCGTGCTCCAAGAGGCCAACCTCTGGCACGAGCAGACTGGCTCGCTCCACCTGGCCTACGCCGACGACGAAGCGGCGGTCTTGCAGGAGCTCTCGTTTCCCCAGACCCAGTGGCTGAGCGCCGCGCAGGTCCACGAGAAGGCCCGGGGGATTCGGGCGGAGAGCCTGCGCGGCGCGCTCTGGAGCCCCACCGAGGTCTGTGTCGATCCGCGCGAGGTAATCGCCAAGCTCCCTGCCTTTCTCTCGGAGCGCTACGGGGTGACCTTCCACTTTGGGACCACGGTCTGGGGCTACAGCGCCCCCCAGCTCGCCACCACGGCGGGCACGTTTGCCGCCGAGCGCCTGGTTGTCTGCAGCGGCCACGACCTGACAACGCTCTACCCCCAAGCCCTCGCCGAGCAGGCGCTCACGGTCTGCAAGCTCCAGATGATGCGCACAGTGCCCCAGCCCGGTGCCTGGCGGCTCGGCCCGATGCTTGCCGCGGGGCTCACCCTCGCCCACTACGAGTCGTTCAAGAGCTGCCCTACCCTGCCCGCGCTCAAGGCGCGCCTCCACGCCGAGTACGCCGAGCACGAGCGCTACGGCATCCATGTACTGGTGTCGCAAAACGGCCTCGGGGAGCTCACTCTGGGAGATAGCCACGAGTACGATGACGAGATCACGATCTTCAACAACGAGCGGATCGACACGCTTGTCTTGGAGTACCTGGCGACCTTCTTAGACACCCCCGACTGCCAGCTCGCCTCGCGCTGGCAAGGGTTCTATCTGAAGCACAAGACCCAGCCATGGCTCATCGCCCACCCCGAGCCCGCAGTGACTCTGGTCACGGGTGTCGGTGGGGCGGGGATGACCCTGAGCTTTGGCCTGGCCGCGCGGGTTGCCCAGGAGTTAATCGAGGCTTAA
- a CDS encoding HNH endonuclease, whose protein sequence is MNPLHPSVAARALHHCEYCHAPELVSNLEFEIEHIEPVSQGGSDDPENLALACRSCNLHKASRQTCLDPQTQTMVPLFHPRRDRWEEHFHYDEASGELHGLTATGRATVACLQLNRPTQRNARRFWVLLSLFP, encoded by the coding sequence ATGAACCCTCTCCACCCCAGTGTCGCGGCCCGTGCTCTCCACCACTGTGAGTACTGCCACGCCCCAGAGCTCGTCTCGAACCTGGAATTTGAGATAGAGCATATTGAGCCTGTCTCTCAGGGTGGCTCCGATGACCCCGAGAATCTAGCGCTTGCCTGTCGCTCTTGTAATCTGCACAAGGCCAGTCGTCAGACCTGCCTTGATCCACAGACACAGACAATGGTCCCCCTCTTTCACCCCCGACGAGATCGCTGGGAAGAACACTTTCACTACGACGAAGCCTCTGGGGAGCTCCATGGGCTGACTGCGACGGGGCGAGCGACTGTGGCGTGCCTTCAGTTAAACCGCCCCACGCAACGCAATGCACGCCGCTTTTGGGTACTGCTCAGCCTCTTCCCCTAG
- a CDS encoding type II secretion system protein — translation MKHAFTLIELLVVIAIIAILAAILFPVFAQARESARQTTCLSNMRQIGLAVRMYTQDYDETLPIFYAYNTQPAADITGHLGVEVLLQPYTKSKDIFRCPDDSGGPVPQGVPSTVDYGGCSDLAGKGRSYRDCYGSSYRFTRGALSVISGVSMQNNVLCTPSNDYCLPSGPVTDAAFQAPADTYLMREEMLPWFGGDKDTGGSKYGYFPDYYLQWHPRGGSFVFADGHAKFVVSAGQFDKLFCSPSATQNFATALWACD, via the coding sequence ATGAAACACGCCTTTACCCTCATTGAGCTCCTGGTCGTGATCGCGATCATTGCGATTCTGGCCGCGATCCTCTTTCCTGTCTTTGCGCAGGCACGCGAGAGCGCCCGGCAGACCACGTGTCTGTCGAACATGCGCCAGATCGGCCTTGCGGTGCGGATGTACACGCAGGACTACGACGAGACCCTTCCCATCTTCTATGCCTACAATACCCAGCCGGCGGCCGATATCACGGGGCATCTTGGGGTGGAGGTGCTGCTCCAGCCCTACACCAAGAGCAAGGATATCTTCCGCTGCCCCGATGACTCGGGCGGGCCGGTGCCCCAGGGTGTTCCGAGCACGGTGGACTACGGCGGTTGCTCGGACCTGGCGGGCAAGGGGCGCTCCTATCGTGATTGCTACGGGAGCTCGTATCGCTTTACACGTGGGGCGCTCTCGGTGATCTCGGGGGTCTCGATGCAGAACAATGTCCTCTGCACGCCCAGCAACGACTACTGCCTGCCATCGGGGCCGGTGACCGATGCGGCCTTCCAAGCCCCCGCCGACACCTACCTGATGCGCGAGGAGATGCTCCCCTGGTTTGGCGGCGACAAAGACACCGGTGGCTCCAAGTACGGCTACTTCCCCGACTACTACCTGCAGTGGCATCCGCGCGGGGGGAGCTTTGTCTTCGCCGACGGCCACGCCAAGTTTGTGGTGAGCGCCGGGCAGTTCGATAAGCTCTTCTGCTCCCCCTCCGCGACCCAGAACTTCGCGACTGCCCTCTGGGCCTGCGACTAG
- a CDS encoding DUF1559 domain-containing protein: MKSLSSRSAFTLIELLVVIAIIAILAAILFPVFAQAREKARQASCLSNVKQLGLGAMMYAQDYDEILPETGWQGPCTPPGEAPQTATDNFFSGVYAFPLAVMPYQKNYGILVCPSDPDKGGWGKLNSVCYEQQLLLMNVPGAYAGMRSVASAMTKVLPLSYAGNYFLSSAYSTLVPPAYTTVATAGIPGGKMRPMATYASPANLIYVSDVGSAQLAAGGTFAGWYIAPGYGVVGNGTGRWEKGQRHAGGRNWIFCDGHAKWSKDPSWLTATGTVKSQNQITEEYRNKGIYTFPETETSN; the protein is encoded by the coding sequence ATGAAATCTCTCTCGTCTCGCTCGGCGTTCACGCTGATCGAGCTTTTGGTTGTGATTGCCATTATCGCCATCCTTGCAGCGATCCTCTTTCCTGTCTTTGCCCAAGCCCGTGAAAAAGCACGCCAGGCGAGCTGTCTCTCCAATGTGAAGCAGCTTGGCCTGGGCGCGATGATGTACGCGCAGGACTACGATGAGATCCTCCCGGAGACGGGCTGGCAAGGGCCCTGTACCCCTCCCGGCGAGGCCCCGCAGACCGCCACCGATAACTTCTTCTCCGGGGTCTACGCCTTCCCCCTGGCCGTGATGCCCTACCAGAAAAACTACGGCATCCTGGTCTGCCCAAGCGACCCCGATAAGGGCGGCTGGGGCAAGCTCAACTCGGTGTGCTACGAGCAGCAGCTTCTTCTGATGAATGTCCCCGGAGCCTACGCCGGGATGCGCAGTGTCGCCAGCGCCATGACCAAGGTGCTCCCGCTCAGCTACGCCGGCAACTACTTCCTGAGCTCGGCCTACAGCACCCTGGTTCCCCCGGCCTACACCACGGTCGCGACCGCAGGAATCCCCGGCGGGAAGATGCGCCCGATGGCAACCTATGCCTCCCCGGCAAACCTGATCTATGTCTCGGATGTGGGCTCCGCACAGCTTGCCGCGGGCGGGACCTTTGCGGGCTGGTATATCGCGCCGGGCTACGGGGTCGTGGGCAATGGCACGGGACGCTGGGAAAAGGGCCAGCGCCACGCAGGGGGCCGCAACTGGATCTTCTGCGATGGCCACGCGAAGTGGAGCAAGGACCCCAGCTGGCTCACGGCGACCGGGACGGTGAAGAGCCAGAACCAGATTACCGAGGAGTACCGCAACAAGGGGATCTACACCTTCCCGGAGACCGAGACCAGCAACTAA
- a CDS encoding DUF1559 domain-containing protein: protein MKHAFTLIELLVVIAIIAILAAILFPVFAQAREKARQTACLSNAKQIGLGVRMYVQDYDETFPIWHAYSKKTAAVHYGIEVDLQPYVKNLPLFKCPDDAGGPFQRSDVPGTTSYFAAYGSSYYFERRCFSVVNGFSISNNFPTTRTTAIVIDPQYERPAESVLMRDEMFPWFNPAVDTAGYWGYSGFYQAWHAQGGSAIFADGHAKFLVGAGQMRTLFKDPAAQVPY, encoded by the coding sequence ATGAAGCACGCGTTCACGCTCATCGAGCTCCTCGTTGTCATCGCGATCATTGCGATTCTGGCAGCGATTCTCTTTCCCGTCTTTGCCCAAGCCCGGGAGAAAGCACGACAGACCGCCTGTCTCTCCAATGCCAAGCAGATTGGCCTGGGGGTGCGGATGTATGTGCAGGACTACGACGAGACATTCCCGATCTGGCACGCCTACTCCAAGAAAACGGCGGCGGTCCACTACGGAATCGAGGTAGATCTCCAGCCCTATGTCAAGAACTTGCCGCTCTTTAAGTGCCCCGACGATGCGGGGGGGCCGTTTCAGCGCAGCGATGTCCCTGGAACGACTTCCTACTTCGCCGCCTATGGCTCGTCGTACTATTTTGAGCGGCGCTGCTTCTCCGTGGTCAATGGGTTCTCGATCTCCAACAACTTCCCCACAACCCGCACCACGGCGATTGTCATCGACCCCCAGTACGAGCGCCCCGCCGAGAGTGTCTTGATGCGCGATGAGATGTTCCCGTGGTTCAACCCCGCGGTGGATACTGCAGGCTACTGGGGCTACAGCGGCTTCTACCAGGCCTGGCACGCGCAGGGGGGAAGCGCGATCTTCGCCGATGGCCACGCCAAGTTCTTGGTGGGGGCAGGACAGATGCGGACCCTCTTCAAAGACCCCGCTGCACAGGTTCCGTACTAG
- a CDS encoding HAD hydrolase-like protein, translating into MTRPELVIFDMAGTTVHDEGSPVHRCLREALAGAGVAVTHEQVNAVMGLPKPEAIRQLLVCGSEGRVAEIHQSFVERMIAHYQTHPAVREIEGTSLVFVTLREAGIKVALDTGFSRDIADVVISRLGWRLLIDGSVTSDEVPRGRPHPDMALSLMSRFGILSSARVAKVGDTPSDLQEGTGAGCGWVIGVWEGSHTREELAAHPHTQLLPNITHLRQLWGI; encoded by the coding sequence ATGACACGACCAGAGCTGGTGATCTTTGACATGGCCGGAACCACGGTGCACGACGAAGGGAGCCCGGTCCACCGCTGCCTGCGCGAGGCGCTAGCAGGCGCGGGCGTGGCGGTCACTCATGAGCAAGTCAATGCTGTGATGGGCCTGCCCAAGCCCGAGGCGATCCGCCAGCTCCTGGTCTGCGGCAGCGAGGGCCGGGTCGCGGAGATCCACCAGAGCTTTGTGGAGCGCATGATCGCCCACTACCAGACCCACCCCGCCGTGCGCGAGATCGAGGGCACATCACTGGTCTTTGTGACGCTCCGCGAGGCCGGGATTAAAGTGGCACTCGACACCGGGTTCTCGCGGGATATCGCCGATGTGGTGATCTCCCGCCTGGGCTGGCGCTTGCTGATCGATGGCTCGGTCACCAGCGACGAAGTGCCTCGTGGCCGTCCCCACCCCGACATGGCGCTGAGCCTGATGAGCCGCTTTGGGATTCTCTCATCGGCCCGTGTCGCAAAAGTGGGAGATACCCCCTCGGACCTCCAGGAAGGAACCGGGGCGGGCTGTGGCTGGGTGATCGGGGTCTGGGAGGGCTCGCACACCCGCGAGGAGCTAGCGGCCCACCCCCACACCCAGCTCCTCCCCAACATCACACACCTGCGGCAGCTCTGGGGAATTTAA
- a CDS encoding alkaline phosphatase PhoX, whose translation MRSPLVLLLALTLSVTSGAAYAQLKGASTTTAAYILPTASDVKTISILTVGDSIGGYNLVGTPDGQGAYSNGDGTFTLLVNHELSASAGVTRAHGSAGAFVSQWNISANNNTLTVNSGRDLATSVTVSTGTSTVSRLCSADLPVTSAFYNAATGLGTQNRIFMNGEENGTAGRAFAWIATGPDARKTFELPHLGKFSWENSVANPFAQDKTLVMGTDDSTPGQTYLYVGTKTSTGTDIEKAGLTNGSLYGIKVGNFATEDRTTPFGGLGKGGSTGFSLFSFGDVSGTTGATLQTTSVTNGVTEFLRPEDGAWDPSNPNDFYFVTTDRFNTGATVGRSRLWRMRYTDLTNPTLGGNLTMVLDGTEGQQMFDNITIDRVGNILLQEDPGNNAHLAKIWNYNISSGNLRAIAEFNSSLFAAGGLTQDEESSGIIDATDILGSGWYLLTAQVHTSVGVTTEQVERGQLLAMYVGANAAPEPGTVLLVGLGASVLGLRLRRRK comes from the coding sequence ATGCGTTCACCACTTGTTCTCTTGCTCGCTCTCACTCTCTCCGTTACGTCGGGGGCGGCCTATGCCCAGCTGAAAGGCGCGAGTACCACCACCGCCGCCTATATTCTACCGACCGCCTCAGATGTGAAGACCATCTCGATCCTAACGGTGGGTGACTCCATTGGCGGCTACAACCTTGTCGGTACCCCCGATGGGCAAGGTGCCTACAGCAACGGCGATGGCACCTTTACGCTCCTGGTCAACCACGAGCTCTCCGCATCAGCGGGGGTCACCCGTGCCCACGGAAGCGCGGGGGCCTTTGTCTCACAGTGGAATATCTCGGCCAATAACAACACGCTCACAGTCAACTCGGGGCGCGACCTCGCGACCTCGGTCACGGTCTCAACCGGAACCAGCACGGTCTCTCGGCTCTGCTCGGCCGACCTGCCCGTGACCAGTGCGTTCTACAACGCTGCAACCGGCCTTGGCACCCAGAATCGCATCTTTATGAACGGGGAGGAGAACGGAACAGCAGGCCGTGCCTTCGCCTGGATCGCCACCGGCCCCGATGCACGCAAGACGTTCGAGCTGCCCCATCTCGGTAAGTTTAGCTGGGAGAACTCGGTGGCCAACCCCTTCGCCCAAGACAAGACCCTGGTGATGGGCACCGACGACAGCACGCCCGGCCAGACCTATCTCTATGTCGGCACCAAGACCAGCACGGGCACGGATATCGAAAAAGCGGGCCTGACCAACGGGAGCCTCTACGGCATCAAAGTGGGCAACTTTGCCACCGAGGACCGCACCACGCCCTTTGGCGGACTTGGCAAGGGTGGCTCGACAGGCTTCTCGCTCTTTAGCTTTGGGGATGTCTCGGGGACAACGGGGGCAACACTCCAGACCACCAGTGTCACCAATGGGGTCACCGAGTTCCTGCGGCCGGAAGACGGTGCCTGGGACCCGAGCAACCCCAATGACTTCTACTTTGTCACCACCGACCGCTTCAACACGGGTGCAACCGTGGGCCGGAGCCGCCTGTGGCGCATGCGCTACACCGACCTGACCAACCCCACGCTAGGTGGCAACCTGACCATGGTCCTCGATGGCACCGAGGGTCAGCAGATGTTCGACAATATCACTATCGACCGCGTGGGCAATATTCTCCTGCAAGAGGATCCCGGTAACAACGCCCATCTTGCCAAGATCTGGAACTACAATATCTCCAGCGGAAACCTGCGCGCGATCGCGGAGTTCAATAGCTCTCTGTTTGCGGCGGGCGGGCTCACCCAGGACGAAGAGTCGTCGGGTATTATCGACGCAACCGATATCCTGGGAAGTGGCTGGTACTTGCTCACCGCGCAGGTGCACACCTCCGTGGGCGTGACCACCGAGCAGGTGGAGCGTGGGCAGCTCCTGGCCATGTATGTTGGTGCGAATGCGGCTCCTGAGCCCGGGACAGTGCTTCTGGTCGGCCTGGGAGCCAGTGTGCTGGGCCTGCGCCTACGCCGTCGAAAGTAA
- a CDS encoding sodium:solute symporter family protein — translation MKQLHFALADYVVLALYVLALVFVGLRQRKLVSSEASAFLVAGRGLTVPAFVATLVATWYGGILGVGELSYTTGLGAWTVFGLPYYLFALVYALWLAPKVRTAARFTIPDTLEAAHGRPVALLGAALVFFLVAPAPYALMTGTLLQGLFGGPLWLAVTVGTLLSVVFVARGGLETDVRTNSVQFLLMFLGFGLLVAFCFAKVGGLPTLAAQLPATHKSLSGGNPLPYILVWYCIALWTLADPGFHQRCSAAQSPKVAQRGILLSILCWALFDFLTVSAGCYARVLLPKLGAPIDAYPALSEAILPPVAKGIFWVGMLATVMSTLISYAFLAATTIGRDLAWRTGKGDEVRWTRIGVGIAAVLAIVAALALPSVVGLWYTIGTAFVPGLLVPLLTAYAPESFRVHPGFTLVGMALGSGLPLVWMALGQSKGGMDAAHYPFGIEAIYVGLGASLLCWALGAIKKAAG, via the coding sequence ATGAAACAACTACACTTCGCTCTCGCGGACTACGTCGTGCTGGCGCTCTATGTCCTGGCGCTGGTCTTTGTCGGGCTGCGCCAGCGCAAGCTGGTGAGTAGCGAGGCGAGTGCGTTTCTGGTGGCGGGGCGGGGGCTCACGGTTCCCGCCTTTGTCGCCACCCTTGTCGCCACTTGGTACGGCGGCATCTTGGGTGTGGGGGAGCTCTCCTACACGACGGGGCTGGGGGCGTGGACGGTCTTTGGCCTGCCCTACTACCTCTTTGCTCTGGTCTACGCGCTCTGGCTCGCGCCCAAGGTCCGAACGGCGGCGCGCTTCACCATCCCCGACACCCTGGAGGCCGCGCATGGGCGGCCGGTGGCGCTGCTCGGGGCGGCGCTCGTGTTCTTTCTGGTCGCGCCCGCACCCTATGCCCTGATGACAGGGACTCTGCTCCAGGGGCTCTTTGGCGGCCCGCTCTGGCTCGCTGTGACGGTCGGGACACTGCTCTCGGTGGTCTTTGTGGCCCGTGGGGGGCTGGAGACCGACGTCCGCACCAATAGTGTCCAGTTTCTCTTGATGTTTCTGGGCTTTGGCCTGCTGGTCGCGTTTTGCTTCGCCAAGGTTGGGGGGCTGCCGACCCTTGCGGCGCAGCTTCCGGCGACCCACAAGAGCCTCTCGGGCGGCAACCCCCTGCCGTATATCTTGGTCTGGTACTGTATCGCGCTCTGGACCCTCGCCGATCCGGGGTTTCACCAGCGCTGCAGCGCGGCACAGTCGCCTAAGGTCGCGCAGCGGGGGATTCTGCTCTCGATTCTCTGCTGGGCGCTCTTTGACTTTCTCACCGTGAGCGCGGGCTGCTACGCCCGCGTGCTCCTCCCAAAGCTGGGGGCTCCCATCGATGCCTACCCCGCGCTCTCGGAGGCGATCCTTCCCCCCGTGGCCAAGGGGATCTTCTGGGTGGGAATGCTGGCGACCGTGATGAGCACCCTGATCTCCTATGCCTTCCTCGCCGCGACGACAATCGGGCGGGACCTGGCGTGGCGTACGGGCAAGGGCGATGAAGTGCGCTGGACACGGATCGGGGTGGGGATCGCCGCGGTCCTCGCGATTGTCGCCGCCCTCGCGCTCCCCTCCGTGGTGGGGCTCTGGTACACAATTGGCACCGCCTTTGTCCCCGGCCTGCTGGTGCCCTTGCTCACTGCCTACGCCCCAGAGAGCTTTCGTGTCCACCCTGGGTTCACGCTCGTGGGAATGGCGCTGGGTAGCGGCCTACCGCTGGTCTGGATGGCGCTAGGGCAGAGCAAGGGCGGCATGGACGCGGCACACTACCCGTTTGGTATCGAGGCAATCTACGTGGGGCTCGGGGCATCGCTGCTCTGCTGGGCGCTGGGAGCGATAAAAAAAGCTGCGGGCTAG